CGCAACGCGGCCGTCTCGAAGGATCGACGGCCCGACTGTGGCCGTGCATCCTTCGAGGCTCGCTTCGCTCGCACCTCAGGATGACGGGTCAAGTAGCTTTCGCTAGGACGACGGTGAGTGTGGCGCGCTTGGTACACCAAACACGGACGACATCGTCTCCGCTCCACGGCCGCGATCACGCCACCTTCCGTCGCCCCGCGCGTTTCGCTGGCTCCTTGCCGCCATCCTGCTTCGGCGCGCGCAGTTCCCGGGCGGCGAGGCTCACCACTTCGGCGATCTGCTGGAGCTGCGAGGCGAGCGGAGAGGTCTTGCGCCAGACCATGCCGATGGTGCGCGAGGGCTGCGGGTGCTTGAAGCGCGAGACGGTGACCGGCGCCGAGCGCGTCTCCACCGTCACCGCCATCTCGGGGATCAGGGTGACGCCGATGCCGGCGCCGACCATCTGCACCAGCGTCGACAGCGAGCTCGCATCCAGCACCTCGCGCGGCGGCGAGGACTGCATGTTGCAGAACGACAGCGCCTGGTCGCGGAAGCAGTGGCCCTCCTCGAGCAGCAGCAGCCGCATCTCGCGCAGCATCTCGGCGCTCGGCACCGGCGTCTTGGCATCCTCGCCCGGCCGCACCAGCAGGAAGTTCTCCGAGAACAACGCGACCTCGGTCAGCGACGGTTCCGACACCGGCAGCGCCACGATCGCGGTGTCGAGCCGGCCTTCGGCGACTTCCTTGATCAGCTTCGGCGTCAGCGTCTCGCGGACATGGATGTCGAGCTCGGGATGCAGCCGCGCCAGCGTCTCGATCACCCTCGGCAGCAGATATGGCGCAATAGTCGGGATCATCCCGACGCGCAGACGGCCGGCGAGCTTGTCGCGCGAGGCGCGGGCGAAGTCGCCGAGCTCGTCGACCGAGCGCAGGATGTCGCGCACGCGGTGCAGCAGGTCCTCGCCGAACGCCGTCAGGGTAACCTGCCGGGCATTGCGTTCGATCAGCACGCCGCCGACGGCGCGTTCCAGCTCGCGGATCTGCATCGACAGCGCCGGCTGCGACACCGCGCAGGCATCCGCGGCACGCCCGAAATGCCCGTGCTGGGCCAGCGCATCGAAATACCTCAGTTGCCGGAGTGTGACATTTATCATCAGATTATCTTATCGACGCGATCACTAAAGTCAATTTCACCTGATGGATTGGGGCGCGTAGAATCGTTCTTGGAAGAGCTCCAGCACATTCCAGAATCCACCACCTCGGAGAAGAAACATGGACGCAAAAACCGACGAAGGCGCGGGCAAATGCCCATTCACGGGCGGACCTCGCGGGCACACGAATCGTGACTGGTGGCCGGAGACGCTCGACGTTCAGGTGCTGCATCACAACTCCAGCCTGTCCGATCCGATGGGCAAGGGCTTCGACTACGCCAAGGAATTCAAGTCGCTCGATCTCAATGCCGTGATCAAGGACCTCACGGCCCTGATGACGACATCGCAGGAATGGTGGCCGGCCGACTTCGGCCATTACGGCGGCCTGATGATCCGCATGGCCTGGCACTCGGCGGGTACCTACCGCATCACCGATGGCCGTGGCGGCGCCGGTGCCGGTCAGCAGCGTTTCGCTCCGCTCAACAGCTGGCCCGACAACGCCAACCTCGACAAGGCGCGCCGGCTGCTGTGGCCGATCAAGCAGAAATACGGCCGCAAGATCTCGTGGGCCGACCTGATGGTCCTCGCCGGCAACGTCGCGCTTGAATCGATGGGCTTCAAGACGTTCGGTTTTGCGGGTGGCCGTGCCGACGTGTGGGAGCCGGAAGAACTGTACTGGGGTCCGGAAGGCACCTGGCTCGGCGACGAGCGCTACAGCGGCGAGCGCCAGCTCTCCGAGCCGCTCGGCGCGGTGCAGATGGGCCTGATCTACGTCAACCCGGAAGGCCCGAACGGCAATCCGGACCCGGTCGCCGCCGCCAAGGACATCCGCGAGACGTTCTTCCGCATGGCGATGAACGACGAGGAGACGGTTGCGCTGATCGCCGGCGGCCACACCTTCGGCAAGACCCACGGTGCGGGCGATCCGTCGCTGATCGGTCCGGAGCCGGAAGGCGGTGCGATCGAGGAACAGGGCCTCGGCTGGAAGAGCAAGTTCGGCACCGGCGTCGGCGCTGACGCGATCACCGGCGGCCCAGAGGTCACCTGGACCCAGACCCCGACCAAGTGGAGCAACCACTTCTTCGAGAACCTGTTCAAGTACGAATGGGAGCTGACGAAGAGCCCGGCGGGTGCGAAGCAGTGGAAGGCAAAGGGCGCGGCGGCCGACATTCCGGACGCGTTCGATTCGTCGAAGAAGCATGTCCCGACGATGCTGACCACCGACCTCTCGCTGCGTTTCGACCCGGCCTATGAGAAGATCTCGCGCCGGTTCTATGAGCATCCGGATCAGTTCGCGGACGCCTTCGCCCGCGCTTGGTTCAAGCTCACGCACCGCGACATGGGTCCGATCCAGCGCTACCTTGGCCCGCTGGTGCCGAAGGAAACGCTGATCTGGCAGGACCCGGTGCCGGCGCTCGATCACGCCGTGATCGACGACAAGGACATCGAGGCGCTCAAGGCGAAGATCCTCGCCTCGGGTCTGTCGGTGTCCGAACTGGTGTCGACCGCCTGGGCCTCGGCCTCGACGTTCCGCGGCTCCGACAAGCGCGGCGGCGCCAACGGCGCGCGCATCCGTCTTGCTCCGCAGAAGGATTGGGAAGTCAACGAGCCGGCCCAGCTCAAGACTGTGCTGGCCAAGCTCGAGGCCATCCAGAAGGAGTTCGGCAAGAAGGTCTCGCTCGCCGACCTGATCGTGCTCGGCGGCGCGGCTGCGATCGAGAAGGCGGCGAAGGACGGCGGCACCAATGTGAAGGTCCCCTTCACGCCGGGCCGCACCGATGCGACGCAGGACCAGACCGACGTTGAATCGTTCGCTCCGCTCGAGCCGCGGGCTGACGGCTTCCGCAACTATGTCGGCGGCAAGCATCAGTTCCTGCAGCCCGAGGAGGCGCTGGTCGATCGTGCGCAGCTCCTCAAGCTGACCGGACCGGAATTGACGGTCCTCATCGGCGGCCTGCGCGTGCTCGGCGCCAATGCCAAGAAGTCGAAGCACGGCGTCTTCACCGGCAAGCCGGGGACGCTGACCAACGACTTCTTCCTCAACCTGCTCGACATGGGCACGGTGTGGAGCGATGCCGGTCAGGGCGTCTATGAAGGCCGCGACCGCAAGACCAAGGCGGTGAAGTGGACCGGTACCCGCGTCGACCTGATCTTCGGCTCGCACTCGCAGCTGCGCGCGTTCGCCGAAGTCTACGGCTCGTCCGATGCCAAGGAGCAGTTCGTGAACGACTTCGTCGCGGCCTGGGCCAAGGTGATGAACGCCGATCGCTTCGATCTCGTGAAGTAAGCGGCCGGCAACGGCAATCCGGGACAGGGCGGCGCTCCGGCGCCGCCCTGTTTCATTTCGGGCCCGCAATTGGAAGAGATAAGGCTTTCCGCAGCTTTGCTCAGTCGTGCAGCTTCATGTCCCGGATCATCTCCTCGAACTCCGCCTGCGTCGGAACAGCCGCTCGCGATTGCACCGCGCTGCTCGTCGCGATCGGAGCGTCGCACTGAGAGGCCCCGCGGGAAGGTTCGAAGATTGCGGTCAGGCTCGCCCAGCACACCAGAAGAGCCACGATCCAGTCCAGTACATTGGATGCCGTCATTGCAGCACCGGTATCAGCA
This Bradyrhizobium sp. CCBAU 53421 DNA region includes the following protein-coding sequences:
- a CDS encoding hydrogen peroxide-inducible genes activator; the encoded protein is MINVTLRQLRYFDALAQHGHFGRAADACAVSQPALSMQIRELERAVGGVLIERNARQVTLTAFGEDLLHRVRDILRSVDELGDFARASRDKLAGRLRVGMIPTIAPYLLPRVIETLARLHPELDIHVRETLTPKLIKEVAEGRLDTAIVALPVSEPSLTEVALFSENFLLVRPGEDAKTPVPSAEMLREMRLLLLEEGHCFRDQALSFCNMQSSPPREVLDASSLSTLVQMVGAGIGVTLIPEMAVTVETRSAPVTVSRFKHPQPSRTIGMVWRKTSPLASQLQQIAEVVSLAARELRAPKQDGGKEPAKRAGRRKVA
- the katG gene encoding catalase/peroxidase HPI, producing MDAKTDEGAGKCPFTGGPRGHTNRDWWPETLDVQVLHHNSSLSDPMGKGFDYAKEFKSLDLNAVIKDLTALMTTSQEWWPADFGHYGGLMIRMAWHSAGTYRITDGRGGAGAGQQRFAPLNSWPDNANLDKARRLLWPIKQKYGRKISWADLMVLAGNVALESMGFKTFGFAGGRADVWEPEELYWGPEGTWLGDERYSGERQLSEPLGAVQMGLIYVNPEGPNGNPDPVAAAKDIRETFFRMAMNDEETVALIAGGHTFGKTHGAGDPSLIGPEPEGGAIEEQGLGWKSKFGTGVGADAITGGPEVTWTQTPTKWSNHFFENLFKYEWELTKSPAGAKQWKAKGAAADIPDAFDSSKKHVPTMLTTDLSLRFDPAYEKISRRFYEHPDQFADAFARAWFKLTHRDMGPIQRYLGPLVPKETLIWQDPVPALDHAVIDDKDIEALKAKILASGLSVSELVSTAWASASTFRGSDKRGGANGARIRLAPQKDWEVNEPAQLKTVLAKLEAIQKEFGKKVSLADLIVLGGAAAIEKAAKDGGTNVKVPFTPGRTDATQDQTDVESFAPLEPRADGFRNYVGGKHQFLQPEEALVDRAQLLKLTGPELTVLIGGLRVLGANAKKSKHGVFTGKPGTLTNDFFLNLLDMGTVWSDAGQGVYEGRDRKTKAVKWTGTRVDLIFGSHSQLRAFAEVYGSSDAKEQFVNDFVAAWAKVMNADRFDLVK